In a single window of the Neodiprion virginianus isolate iyNeoVirg1 chromosome 1, iyNeoVirg1.1, whole genome shotgun sequence genome:
- the LOC124297101 gene encoding SH3 domain-binding glutamic acid-rich protein homolog, whose product MVVKVYISGISGNKEVKKRQQRVLMILESKNVPYEVTDITEPGKEAEKEFMQSKSNPKDSKYPLPPQLFNDEEYCGDYEDFDLANEIDELEKFLKVTPAISTAEITLGSKSLPKEMQQNGNTSSREPSIEKPASTTEPESTAERRSSTIEETQTSEPKVVENETAESNESVEAPKDEVKDTQEDNTEVSDDAADKNEEKSDDQAKEE is encoded by the exons GTAAAAAAACGACAGCAACGGGTACTTATGATTCTGGAGAGTAAAAATGTCCCATATGAAGTAACGGATATCACAGAGCCAGGAAAAGAGGCGGAGAAGGAGTTCATGCAGAGTAAAAGTAACCCAAAAGATAGCAAGTATCCACTACCACCGCAATTATTCAACGATGAAGAATATTGTGga GATTATGAAGACTTTGATCTGGCCAATGAAATTGACGAACTAGAGAAGTTCCTCAAAGTTACACCTGCAATTAGCACTGCAGAAATAACCCTTGGAAGTAAATCTCTGCCTAAAGAAATGCAGCAAAATGGAAATACATCTAGCCGAGAG CCATCTATCGAAAAACCTGCATCAACGACTGAACCAGAAAG TACTGCCGAAAGGAGATCTTCGACGATTGAAGAGACTCAAACCAGTGAACCGAAGGTGGTAGAAAACGAGACTGCCGAATCGAACGAATCAGTGGAAGCACCCAAAGATGAGGTAAAAGACACACAAGAGGATAACACTGAAGTATCCGATGATGCTGCTGATAAAAATGAGGAGAAATCTGATGACCAAGCAAAGGAAGAATAG